CGTTTGCAAAGTGACATTTTCACTTTCCAAGGACGAAGTAAACAACGCTGCTACTGTAAATCTGGTCGGAGAATTCAACGAATGGAATGAAAGTAAAACTCCGCTTAAAAAATTTAAAAACGGAAACTTTAAGGTAACCGTAGATTTAGAAAAAGGAAAAAATTATCAGTTTAAATATTTGATCGATGGTGAAACATGGATTAACGATTCAAGTGCTGATTCGTATATACATAATGATTTTTCCGGTGAAAATTCAGTAGTGATTACTGAATAAGTGAATTACATTGGCAAAAATCTAAAAAAAGGCTGTTGACATTACTCAACAGCCTTTTTTATATTAAC
This genomic window from Bacteroidota bacterium contains:
- a CDS encoding isoamylase early set domain-containing protein; the encoded protein is MSLKKQILKTKNVCKVTFSLSKDEVNNAATVNLVGEFNEWNESKTPLKKFKNGNFKVTVDLEKGKNYQFKYLIDGETWINDSSADSYIHNDFSGENSVVITE